In Schizosaccharomyces osmophilus chromosome 2, complete sequence, the following proteins share a genomic window:
- the arp2 gene encoding ARP2/3 actin-organizing complex subunit Arp2, whose protein sequence is MASAPIVLDNGTGFVKVGYAKDNFPRHQFPSIVGRPILRAEEKTGDIQIKDVMVGDEAEAVRSLLQVKYPMENGIIRDFEEMNNLWDYTFHDKLKIDTSGQKILLTEPPMNPVANREKMCETMFERYNFGGVYVAIQAVLSLYAQGLSSGVVVDSGDGVTHVVPVYESVVLNHLVGRLDVAGRDATRYLINLLLRKGYAFNRTADFETVREMKEKLCYVSYDLELDHKLSEETTVLMRNYTLPDGRVIKVGSERFECPECLFQPHLVGSEQPGLSEFIFDTIQAADVDVRKYLYRAIVLSGGSSMYAGLPSRLEKEIKQLWFDRVLHGDPSRLPNFKVKIEDAPRRRHAVFIGGAVLADIMAQNDHMWVSKQEWEEYGVRALDKLGPRTT, encoded by the exons ATGGCATCTGCTCCCATTGTATTAGATAATGGTACTGGATTTGTCAAG GTCGGGTACGCCAAAGACAACTTTCCGCGTCAtcaatttccttcaattgtAGGTAGACCAATTTTGCgtgctgaagaaaaaacaggAGATATTCAAATTAAAGATGTTATGGTTGGTGATGAAGCAGAGGCTGTGAGATCACTGCTGCAAGTGAAGTATCCCATGGAAAATGGTATTATCCgtgattttgaagaaatgaataatTTGTGGGATTATACGTTCCATGATAAACTAAAAATTGACACAAGTGGTCAAAAAATTCTGTTAACGGAACCTCCAATGAATCCTGTTGCGAATCGTGAAAAAATGTGCGAAACCATGTTTGAACGATACAACTTCGGCGGTGTGTATGTTGCCATTCAAGCAGTTTTGTCCCTTTATGCCCAGGGCTTGAGTAGTGGTGTGGTCGTTGATTCCGGTGACGGTGTCACACACGTTGTTCCTGTCTACGAAAGTGTTGTCCTGAATCACCTTGTTGGTCGTTTGGACGTTGCAGGAAGAGACGCTACTCGCTACCTTAtcaatttgcttttgcgAAAAGGATATGCTTTTAACCGTACCGCGGATTTTGAAACGGTTCgtgaaatgaaagaaaaactttgttATGTCAGTTACGATCTCGAGCTTGATCACAAGCTCAGTGAAGAGACCACTGTTTTGATGCGTAACTATACTTTGCCAGATGGACGTGTCATTAAAGTGGGCTCGGAACGTTTTGAATGTCCCGAATGCTTATTCCAACCTCATCTTGTTGGTAGCGAACAACCCGGCTTAAGTGAATTTATTTTCGATACGATCCAAGCCGCTGATGTTGATGTGCGCAAGTATCTGTACCGTGCTATTGTTCTTTCAGGTGGTAGCAGTATGTACGCTGGCTTGCCTTCTCGACTGGAAAAAGAGATTAAGCAGCTCTGGTTTGATCGTGTGCTTCACGGTGATCCATCTCGTTTGCCAAACTTCAAGGTGAAAATTGAAGATGCTCCTCGCCGTCGCCATGCTGTATTTATCGGTGGTGCCGTGCTTGCCGATATTATGGCTCAGAATGATCATATGTGGgtttcaaaacaagaatggGAAGAGTATGGTGTCCGTGCTCTTGATAAATTGGGACCTCGTACTACTTAA